tatatatatatatatatatatatgtatgtatgtatgtatatatgtgtgtgtgtgtgtgtgtgtatttatatgtagatatgtatatctatataaatatatatatatatatatatacatatatgtaaatacatatatatatatatatatatatatatgtgtgtgtgtgtgtgtgtgtgtgtgtgtgtgtgtgtatgtatatatacggggCAAGTTATATAAAGCAAATGATACCAAATATACACTGTACAATACATAATCCATTCAGTTTATGGTTTCCAGTCTTGGCAAATACGAATGTTTTCTTACAACTTTCTAGATGCAGAGGAACAGTGAaacggaattaaaaaaaaaaaaaaaaaaaaaaacgtagagagTCACGTACATAAACGTGTATGCTCTTCTAACTTTCTATTCAGTGAGACGACTTTTTATCGTTCAGACAAGGagacacttctctttctttcattagaggtgtgtgtgtgtgatttttgaaCCACAAGAACACATGCAAATATCATTTGGAAGCATTTACAAAATTTGTTTATAACCGTAATCagatgtatgctctctctctctctctctctctctctctctctctctctctctctctctctctctctatatatatatatatatatatatatatatatatatatatatatatatatatatatttacacacacacacacacacacacacacacacacacacacacatatatatatatatatatatatatatatatatatatatatatattatctatatatacacacacatatatatattatatatattatacacacacacacacacacacacacacacacacacacacacacacacacacacacatatatatatatatatatatatatatgtatgtatgtatgtatatgtttatatgcatgcatgcatatatacctgtgtgtatctatagatatatatatgtagatagataaagaacccAGAAATTTAATTTTCGTGACATGAGCATGGAGGCCCTCGCTCTCCCAACTCCAGAGAAAGTCGGTCACTCAGGAAATGTAAGAAAGTTGGGTCACAAAGGGTATAACGGAAAACTGCCGGGAATTATCCAAACGTTTTCCGTCACGTTTAAAGCTAACAAGAAATATAAAGGTACCACTGCGGGTATTCTTCCACACTGCTAAAGATATTAAACGTTTTACTTATTCTCAGTTAAATTTTGTCCCATGTTGGTATTTCCCCCcctgatttttttctccttattcccaTTTTGATTCGTTCCCCTTTGTAGATTCACTGACCCCTTGTTCTCTCCTCCGCCAGATGTCTTACTCGTGGACAGTATCAGCCGTCCTCCTGGTGGCGCTCGTGGTTGTCGTCAGTGGACAGAGAAGACCTGCGCCGAGTTTCCCTTCAAGAACTGAGCTTGAATTGGCCTTGAATAACCCAAGCACCGTCCGTAAGGCTCTGATCTGCATCAGAGGCTATCAGTGCAAGCTCCCTTATGGACAATTATTGAGACGTAAGTATCGAAGTCTGTGAAAGGTGAACATAAACGACCATGTTGAAATTGATGTCCGATTGCCAATATAGTTTGTGTAAAGCAGCGGATATGTTGAGGAAAAGCCATATATTGCTTAAAAACtattacatgtttacatacatttacgagtttgtttatgtgtgtgttatagagGCAGGTCCTGAGCTCATCATGACCGGAAGGTGCCCATTCCACGTGTGCAAGAACAGGAGGGAACAAGAGCTGGCCAAATGGATGATCCTCAAGATCCAGGAAAAGTACCCAGAACTCTTCTACAACGCCGTGAACGACTTGAGCAGACGGGGTTGATGTAATTATAGGGAATTATCtttaagaagatttttttttactgcaagAGTACACATACGTCGCAAGCAAAGATATAACAGAAACTGACCCAAAATGGCCCAAAAGTCCTCAGGGATAGGAAAGAATTTCACCTTTATCCGATATTCGAGATAACCTTCATTCAGAATTCATTACTAAATATAATCACCGCATAAGAAACTGGCAAGTATCAGATTACAACTCAATATTACAATGAATAGTTCTAAGTTTCCTATTGTGACGTTTGATTAAATCACGTTATTGTCGTACAAAGAAtgtaatatttattttgtgtacaATTGCCCTGTAttttatttgaataaaaaaatgtGCTGAT
The DNA window shown above is from Penaeus vannamei isolate JL-2024 chromosome 12, ASM4276789v1, whole genome shotgun sequence and carries:
- the LOC113803423 gene encoding uncharacterized protein — its product is MSYSWTVSAVLLVALVVVVSGQRRPAPSFPSRTELELALNNPSTVRKALICIRGYQCKLPYGQLLRQAGPELIMTGRCPFHVCKNRREQELAKWMILKIQEKYPELFYNAVNDLSRRG